DNA sequence from the Nodosilinea sp. FACHB-141 genome:
AGCTACAGCAAATCACTTTTCAAACGCCCTCTGATGCCTTTGATACATGCTCTGCGTTTCCAAATGTCCTCTAAGACCATCATATTGGGATAGGACTGCAACAGCTGATGGGCCAATCGCAGCATGGGCACATACCGATGAGTACTGACGGTGGCACTGGGATGCTCCAAAACTCGCCACAGCAAGGGCACCGCTTGTTCACAACAGGCCACTGACAGGTGAATCATGCAGTAGCGATTCCACCGTGGTATCGAGAGTTAGGTAGGACCGACGCCTTTTCCAGTGATGAATCGCCGCGAGCACCAAGGGTACGTATAAGCTTTTCACGTGTACTTGTCGATTGCCCATAGCGTTGCCATCGTCGTTCGGTACTTTGCGCTTGGCGGGCGCAACTCGGCACATACAATTCCCATTCCGGCAGACTTAACCGACCACTGCACACTAGCGCCGTCACCATCCACGCCAGCGCTTTGAGGTGTCGCAGATCGCGGCGGTGACTATATTGACGCAGCAGTGGCACCACTTATCATAAAGACAGGTGGTCGCTGACATGGTATAGACCCTGAAATGACGCAAATTTCAGCGTCTTATGTCAGGTCGCCTTTTCTCCCTCGCTTCACGAGGTTTCAAGCCTCTCGCTCACTTCTGTCAGGCAGTCAAGCGCTGGCAATTGGCCTAATTCGCTACTCCCCTACCCCTTTTCAAACGCTCTCTGACGGCCAAAGGTGTAAAATTGATGCTTCCTTGCTAGTTAATCTCTTGCCCAAGGTATTCAAGCCTCCTTCATCAATATATGCTATTGAATGATTTGGTGTAGAAGTGAAATGATGATTGGAATAATCAACTCTTTGAAATCAATGAGGATAAAAGGACTCAATTTTTTGAGCAATCTCTTTTGTCAAAGCGATTGAGTTTCAGAATATTTATCTTGTGCTAACATCTTCCTTGATTCGATTACTGCTCTTTAATTTGATTATTGCTTGATCGAAAAAATCCTCACTGAGCAGCGCATGACTGGACTTTCTCGAAAAGGATCATCGTCAGTATCATTGCTCCTTTCCGATGAGTGTAGGCCCCAAGATTAACTTTTTCGAACTTAAAGTCTTGCGTAGACTATTCGATAAATCCATTCTTATTTTTCTCCAAAACTCCAAATATTTTCTTTACTTTTAACCAAGCTAATCTCATCTTCCAAAACTTACTAGACTCCATTGCTTGAATACGAGATTGAGCTTGCTCGAGTTCAGTCTTAACTTGCTGAATACGAGATTGAGCTTGCTCGAGTTCAGTCTTAACTTGCTGAATACGAAATTGAGCTTGCTCAAGTTCAATCTTAACTTGGTGTAAATCCTGGCCTATAGCTGCATCAGCTTTACATCCTGAAAATTCCTGTGCGCTTAGTCTTGGCCTAGCTACTCCACCACATTGATTTGTTGTTAGTAAGAAAGCGGAACAACCAAACGTTCCAACAAACTCAGCATAGCCTTCTCGAATAAACTCATTGACGGCCTGCCTGACTCCCATTTCACCTGTTTCATTTTCAGGGTTGGCGTAGTCATGACACAGAACTGGTGTTCCAGCCACTAGATAATCTTTGAGCAATAGTAAGTCGCTTTTAACACCTTCATATCGATGATCAGCGTCCACAAAAACCATTGTGGGTTGAATGGAAAATTTTTTAACAAAACTATTGAGCGTTCCATGGAATAAAAGGCAATAATCCGCCAAATTAAATTTTTCGAGGGTATCAGCTGTTCTCAAAACACCATCGATATCTAAGTCAATACCAAAATATTGGGGCTTGATAGAGCGATCTGGATTTGCTAGGGCACCTTCCAACTCCACAACCGCAGATCGACCACTGTAAGTCCCAATCTCCAAAATTACATCCCCATTCCTGTAACCCATTTCGTAGAGCTTATAGGAATCTCCAGGCTCCTGCCAGCCTGGAATATCTTTTGTCTTCTCAAAAATGCTATGGTGATCTTCGTTGAGAAAGTGCTGTTGTTCAGTCCAAGTAGTCATATGTCTGCTCTGGTTTAGGACCTATAAAAAATTAAGCTCATGGTTCTGGGATGCCTCTATCCCAGAGGGGAAGGACTTTGGGTATCCAAACGTGAACTTGTTTCTTCACAGTTCCCTGCTGGCTGCATTGATAGCTTTCTAAGGTAGTTCATCCATCGATCGCCTTGACACTTAAGGGAAAATTCTTTCTCAACTAACTTTCTTCCTGCCTCTCCATAGGTTCGACATGCATTTGATGTTCCCATAAAAAACTCAATCTCGTCAATCAACGCTTCAGCTGTTGCCTCATTGGCCAGACGGGCATTGAGATCATGGCGGGCTATTTCTGGAATGCCATCTCTCTTAAAAGCAACAATGGGCACGGCACAGGCTGAGGCTTCACAAAAGGTTTGGCCAAAGGCTTCTTCCAAAGAGGTTCCTACGAACAAGTCTACTGCACTGTAAATCAAAGGCATTCGGCGATAGTCCCGAATTAACCCTGTGCCACACACACCAGGAACTTGTGTGGATGCCATACCAAACACAACAAAGTGGGCTCTGCCTTTCAGTCGCTGAACAACTTCTTTGAAAATGTGCCCTCCCTTACGATATTCGGTGACATTAACCGAACCCCCTAAAATCACAAACTTATTTTGGGGAATACCAAGAATCTTGCGGGCCAAGGTTTGATTTATTGGCTGAAACAGTTGTTCGTCTACCCCATAATAGAGACAGTCAACCTGAGCCTCTCCATGAAAAGCTTTGTTTGCCATATCGGCTGTCCACCGACTATTTGTAGCCAGAGGAATAGCGTTAGCACCACAAAAAATTTCTCGACGTAGTTGCCATTGGTCAAAGATTTTCTTAGGCTCTAAGATAGGATACTCCTGCCACGTGGGACAGGTTTCATTACAGCCGGTTTGATATAAAGTGCAATTGCCAGTGTAGGCACAACGTCCTGAGATCAGGTAACAGTCATGCATATAAGCAATCACTAGACATTTTAGTGATTGTAAGGTTTTCAGTAAATCTAGGGGCCACATGGCACTATGTAAGTTGCCTACGATAATTACATCAGGGCTCCATCGACTCACTTCGAGAATCAACTGCTCTATGATATAGTTTGACCTCAAACCAAAGTAACCATTCAAATGGGGCAGTTCTGTTAACCCAAACCAACGCCCCGAAGAGTTTTGCGTCTCTAACGGAATAGTCTTTTCCGTTTCCCCTTGGGTACAAGAAATGGCTTTGACAGCATGCCCCATAAGCAAAAAAGACTGAATCTGCCGTAGAGCGGCAATGCCAGCTCCGTATTGAAAACCTAGATCATTGATGTAGAGAATACGAAGCGGTTGCTGACTATCGAGCTTATCCTGAATGAAAGGATAGCGGCAATCTGTTGAGGAAATATTCATGCCTGGGTGTACAACTAGAGATGTTGACTAAACTGCTTGCTGACTTCCCGCAATTCGGGGAGGTAGGGAAGGACTTCACCATAGGTTTTTTGGGCCTTGTGAACCCGATAGTTCACAAGTACATCAGGAATGTGGATAACCTTTGCTCCTGCACGAGCCATTCGAAGCCACATTTCATAATCCATGCTGTAAAAAAGGTCTTCTTTGAGACGAGCGCCTGAGCGTTCCCAAATATCGCGAGTCCAAAAAACTTCAGGCTGATAGAAGAAATATCCCTTTAACCAACAATTATCAATATCTAGTAGTTTCTCTAGCGATAAAGGAACAACCTGGCCGATTGGCATTTGATCGTGATGAATTGTAGAAAGCTCAGGATTATAATCATGGTATAGGCGACAACCTCCAGTCACAATATCACTCTCGTAAATTTTAAAAGCTTGTGCTACCCGCATTAAGGTGCCGGGTAGATAGTAATCATCACTATTGAGCCATGCCAAAATATCTCCAGTGGCATGACTAAATCCTTTATTCAGCGCGTTGGCCTGTCCCTGATCTGGCTCGCTGACGCAATAAGTGAGTTCATGTCTATATCGATCGAGAATGACTGGGGTATTGTCTGTAGATCCTCCATCGATCACGATGTACTCCAAATTGGGGTATCCTTGCATCAATACCGAACGGATTGTTTCTTCCAAGAATGCTCCTTGGTTGAAGGTCACTGTAATGATGGAAATTTTGGGAAATTTGTACCCTGATGGCAACCCTTCAGGAATCTGGGCAGTGGGATAGTTCCAAGGCCAAGCATAATTTTTGTTGAGGGCCTGATTCGCAAACGGATCAATCCAACTCTCAGCTGGAGCTTCGTAGAAGTTTAAAGTTGAAGGTAGTTTTTCACCAGGGACCCAATCAAATTCTGAGTTAATCATGGCAGGAAAGGTAATGATCCGAGTCTGAGACGTAAGGTGTCCTTTTAGAAATAGAAGACTGTTTGATGAGGTGTCACTGCTAAGGCAGAGCAAATCACAGTTCTTAAGGGTATAAGTATAGGAGTTTACCAACCAACTTTCTAAGGTGTCTGCAATTGCACGTATGTTGTAGTTGGCGAAATTTGCAATTTCCGGGAAGCTACAGTCAAAACAGGTAACCTGACCTCCAGCTTGGGTGATTGCTTGCAAGAGTGGCAAAATCTGTTGATTGGGCTTTATGCAGAGAGCGTGCTGTGTTTTGGCAATTAGTGCGGATAAGTACTCCAGTTTTGGTAGATCGGACTCACCGTTGATTTTAATGCCCAAAGCCCTAGCTACGACTGTTGTTCTGACCAACAGTGTTTCTGTGTCAATGTTAGAGCCGATTCCCTTGCTGGGAAATGTCAATTTCTGCAATGTTGGCTGAGCGTTAGATTGGGTGTCGGGAGGGCTCTCCTGCCCTAATGAAGCATCTTGAAGAGCGCTAGTAAGGGTGGCTGGCCGCCATTGATCGCGGAAGAAAAAGTTGTAAAGGGGAACAAATATTTTATAGTTTCTATAAACCAAGTCATAGGCCTTAATTCTCTGTAAAGTTGCCTTGAATAGTTTGCGAATAGAGGCTTTAGTTGTTGAAAGATAAGCTAGCTCCTGTTGTAGGGTACGGGTCTCATGGGTCAAAGCTGAACGAGACAACTGAACAGATGCAAGTGCTTGTTGTAGGTGAATGATAGTCGCTTCTTTTTCTTGCAATTGGTTTTGCAGTTGTTTGATGTCATCTGGTTTGGATTGACTTTGACTCGGCAGCATGTTGAATGTTAGTTTCGCTGGATGGAGAGTGACTCGCGCATAGAGGCTTGAGTCAATAAGAATGGTATCATCCCTATTGAGCCAAGTGGTATCGAGTCTGCCTAAGATTCGTTCATCTCAAGGTAACGCTAAAGAGCTATCTGACTAGATTCGCAGGAGTTATACGGATTTGAGTTTTTTGTCATACCTTTTCTAAAGTCATAGATTCGAAGCCAAAATGAGTTTAGGTATATGGAGTTGGTAAAGCAAGGCGAACATTGCCAGAATTTCTTACCTTAAAATAATCTTACTAAGTTGAAGCCTTTCTAGGGCTTCTATGATGGACTATCTCAACGTCATAATGCGGCTCCTAGCCATTTGGAGTAACTGAAGTTAGTTCTTTGAACAAGAATTATTCTCATGATGAATTTTGTTAGGACATTGCCTGTTCAGCGAAGTATCAAATGGTGATAGCACGCCTTTACTCCCTAGGAGATGACTGATCATACCGCTCACCCTAAATGTTGTCGACCTAACTTTGTGACTAGCTTTTCCTTCTCGACGCACTATAGACAGACTTTATGGATAGCATAATAACAAAGCGATTAAAGCTGAGGATTAAGCTCTCAGATACAATAAATTTCCTCGGAGCAAACCATAGAAGACTTAGTAAGAGAATCTCAAGAAAATTTAACTTACTAAAGTTTATCCTTGGCCAAGCGATACTAGGTATTATTGCGACTCATTGTGAAATTAATAATAAGCGGGGCATCGGCGTTCTTATTCAAAAACTCTTCCTCAAGAGTGACAATAATTCGTTCATATGCTCCAAAAATCTCTACGGTGGCCGTCAAAAGTTTGGTTTTGCCCATGTCTGTCTCAGCTACAGCAACAGCGAGCACGTAGTTGTTACAGGTAAAGTAGAGAACGTTAGACCCTACCTGGCACAATCAGTAGCCATATGTGCACCGCTGTCGTCGGGCAGTGGTACCAATTACAAGCCTTTAGAGGCGTCAAGTGCTGGAGTACCTGTTGTCTTCTCCAGTTTGCCTCTGAAGGGGCCAAATTCAACTCCTGGGGTTCATCTATCGAGGTCAGACACTGCTCAAGACGTAGCATCAGCTCTCTTGCGGCTTATGAATAATACGGCCTTGCGGGCTTTCTAGTCCATTAAGGGAGAGCGCTTGTATCCCAGCACTACTCTTGGGATATAAGCTTGCAAGGTATTGATCAGTGGCTTGATGTTATGACCAGTATGCCTAAATGAATCACCCAGTAGCAGTAGCTCTTAACTTTAGAAGACCCCGTCGAGTTATTTACTTTAAGTCATTATGTCGCTTACGTTTAGTGTCGTTACTCCCTCCTATAATCAAGGGCAATTTATTGAAAGAACGATTCAGAGCGTGCTGACGCAATCTGGGGTGGCGATTGAGTACACGATTTGCGATGGTGGTAGCACTGATGAAACTGTCAATATCCTGAAGCGTTACAAAGACCGACTGAGGTGGGTTAGCGAGCCAGATGATGGCCAAGCCGATGCGGTTAATAAAGGGGTGGCCATGACTCATGGCGATATTATTGCCTGGTTAAACTCTGATGATATCTATTACCCCAATGCTCTGGCGAAGGTGGCGACGGTATTTGAGGCAAACCCCGCTCTGGATATCGTCTACGGTGAGGCCGACTGGATTGGAAAAAATGATGAGGTTTTAAAGGCATTTCCCACAGAGCCGTGGCGGTACAACCGCCTCAAGGAGGCCTGCTTCCTTTGCCAACCGGCGGTGTTTTTTAAGCGCTCTGTGGTAGATCGCTACGGTGGGCTAGACAAGACTCTACAGTACTGTATGGATTATGAACTGTGGCTTCGCTTTGGGCAGCACACAGACTTTTATTTTTTACCCGAAAAGCTTGCAGGCTCCAGAATGTACGCCTCGAACAAAACTATGGGCCAAGCCCTAGTGGCCCATGGCGAGATCAACCATATGCTTGAGGCTAAGCTGGGGGTGATTCCAGCTAACTGGCTGCTGGGCTATGCTTTAGTCAAGGTAGAAAAGACCTATGGTATTAGCCGTTACGACCGTAACCAAACCCACCGCTTTGTGCGCCTACTAGTGCAGTTTTCTTGCCAGGAGCTAATGGCACACAATCCGCTGGCTTTCTTCAAAATCGCTCCCAAGATGATCTTTTGGTTTCTGGTTCCTGACCGAGCCTGGTTTAGGCGTGAAGACATTTTGGCGCTGGTCTAGATATGGTCAGAGTTGTAGTAGATGCTACCCCTGTTTTGCCTAAGCCTAGCGGGGTGGGGCTATACGTACTAAATCTGCTGTGGGCGCTGCGATCGCTGCAATCAACTGAAAACTTTAGCCTCGGCGTTGCTTATCAACCCAGTCTGAAGAACTGGCTACGAGGGAATCTGGCTCTGCCTGAGGCGATTGCAGTCCATGACGATGTGGCTGTCTTACCCCTGCCGGTGCGCTTGCTTAACCTGCTGGCCCAGGCACCTAAAAATCCGATTTTGGGGCAGCTAGAGCATCGTTTTGGTCAGCCCGATGTCTACCACGGCACTAACTATGCGGTTTATCCTTGTCGGTATAGCCAGCGAGTGATGACGATTTACGACTTGTCATTCCTGCGCTATCCCGAATATGTGACTGCCGTGGTGCGCACCTATAGCCAGCGGGTGCGGCAGTGCCTGGATTGGACTGACCTAGTGGTGACAATTTCGGAAAGCTCGAAGCGCGACATTGTGGAGCTGTTAGGGGTGCCGCCGGAGCTGGTGTGGGTGACACCTTTAGCTAGCCGCTACGCCGATGATGCTCAGGCAAGTAGCGATGTTGTAAAAGCGGTTGATTTGGGCGATCGCCCCTATATTCTTTTTGTCAGCACCCTAGAACCTCGCAAGAATGTGGTTCGTTTGATTCAAGCTTTTGATCGGCTGAAGACTCAGCACCAAATTGACCATCAACTGGTGCTAGTAGGTCAAAAAGGATGGCAGTTTGAGCCGATTTTTGAAGCGATCGCCGCCTCACCCTGGCGGCACCACATTCGTCATCTCGACTATCTCTCCGATGCTGAGGTGGCCTACTGCTACCAAAATGCTGATGTGTTTGCCTACCCTTCGCTCTATGAGGGGTTCGGCCTGCCGGTGCTGGAGGCCATGACCCTAGGCTGTCCGGTGGTCACGGCTAATACGTCGTCTCTACCCGAGGTGGCCGGTGATGCGGCGCTGTTGATAGACCCTACCAGCGTAGAAGACTTGGCTGAGGCGCTGGAGCGGGTGGTTGGCGATCGCCCCTTGCGCCAGACCATGATCGCCAAGGGCTACCAGCAGGCGGCTCAGTTTTCCTGGACTCGTACGGCTAAATCGACCCTGGCGGCCTATCGTTCACTACTATAGGTAAGCTGAACTCTTTGACCTATAGAGTATTTTCAATGGCCAAAAAAGCATTGATTACGGGCTTAACTGGCCAAGACGGCTCGTACCTGGCTGAGCTTTTGCTGTCACAGGGGTATGAGGTCTGCGGCATGGTCAGGCGTTCTAGTTCCAGCAGTTTTGAGCGCATCAGCCATTTTTCGAATCAAATTGAAGTCATATCGGGCGATCTGCTCGACCAGTTCTCGCTGATTGACGCCATTGATCAGACGCAGCCTGATGAAATTTACAACTTGGCCTCCCAAAGCTACGTGCCCCTGTCTTGGACCCAGCCAGCCCTAACTGCTGAGTACACAGCCCTAGGAGTGTCTCGCTTGCTGGAAGCGATTCGGCGCTGTAAGCCCAGCACCCGCTTTTATCAGGCGTCGAGCAGTGA
Encoded proteins:
- a CDS encoding glycosyltransferase family 1 protein, which translates into the protein MVRVVVDATPVLPKPSGVGLYVLNLLWALRSLQSTENFSLGVAYQPSLKNWLRGNLALPEAIAVHDDVAVLPLPVRLLNLLAQAPKNPILGQLEHRFGQPDVYHGTNYAVYPCRYSQRVMTIYDLSFLRYPEYVTAVVRTYSQRVRQCLDWTDLVVTISESSKRDIVELLGVPPELVWVTPLASRYADDAQASSDVVKAVDLGDRPYILFVSTLEPRKNVVRLIQAFDRLKTQHQIDHQLVLVGQKGWQFEPIFEAIAASPWRHHIRHLDYLSDAEVAYCYQNADVFAYPSLYEGFGLPVLEAMTLGCPVVTANTSSLPEVAGDAALLIDPTSVEDLAEALERVVGDRPLRQTMIAKGYQQAAQFSWTRTAKSTLAAYRSLL
- a CDS encoding glycosyltransferase, whose protein sequence is MNISSTDCRYPFIQDKLDSQQPLRILYINDLGFQYGAGIAALRQIQSFLLMGHAVKAISCTQGETEKTIPLETQNSSGRWFGLTELPHLNGYFGLRSNYIIEQLILEVSRWSPDVIIVGNLHSAMWPLDLLKTLQSLKCLVIAYMHDCYLISGRCAYTGNCTLYQTGCNETCPTWQEYPILEPKKIFDQWQLRREIFCGANAIPLATNSRWTADMANKAFHGEAQVDCLYYGVDEQLFQPINQTLARKILGIPQNKFVILGGSVNVTEYRKGGHIFKEVVQRLKGRAHFVVFGMASTQVPGVCGTGLIRDYRRMPLIYSAVDLFVGTSLEEAFGQTFCEASACAVPIVAFKRDGIPEIARHDLNARLANEATAEALIDEIEFFMGTSNACRTYGEAGRKLVEKEFSLKCQGDRWMNYLRKLSMQPAGNCEETSSRLDTQSPSPLG
- a CDS encoding glycosyltransferase family 2 protein; translation: MSLTFSVVTPSYNQGQFIERTIQSVLTQSGVAIEYTICDGGSTDETVNILKRYKDRLRWVSEPDDGQADAVNKGVAMTHGDIIAWLNSDDIYYPNALAKVATVFEANPALDIVYGEADWIGKNDEVLKAFPTEPWRYNRLKEACFLCQPAVFFKRSVVDRYGGLDKTLQYCMDYELWLRFGQHTDFYFLPEKLAGSRMYASNKTMGQALVAHGEINHMLEAKLGVIPANWLLGYALVKVEKTYGISRYDRNQTHRFVRLLVQFSCQELMAHNPLAFFKIAPKMIFWFLVPDRAWFRREDILALV
- a CDS encoding glycosyltransferase family 2 protein gives rise to the protein MLPSQSQSKPDDIKQLQNQLQEKEATIIHLQQALASVQLSRSALTHETRTLQQELAYLSTTKASIRKLFKATLQRIKAYDLVYRNYKIFVPLYNFFFRDQWRPATLTSALQDASLGQESPPDTQSNAQPTLQKLTFPSKGIGSNIDTETLLVRTTVVARALGIKINGESDLPKLEYLSALIAKTQHALCIKPNQQILPLLQAITQAGGQVTCFDCSFPEIANFANYNIRAIADTLESWLVNSYTYTLKNCDLLCLSSDTSSNSLLFLKGHLTSQTRIITFPAMINSEFDWVPGEKLPSTLNFYEAPAESWIDPFANQALNKNYAWPWNYPTAQIPEGLPSGYKFPKISIITVTFNQGAFLEETIRSVLMQGYPNLEYIVIDGGSTDNTPVILDRYRHELTYCVSEPDQGQANALNKGFSHATGDILAWLNSDDYYLPGTLMRVAQAFKIYESDIVTGGCRLYHDYNPELSTIHHDQMPIGQVVPLSLEKLLDIDNCWLKGYFFYQPEVFWTRDIWERSGARLKEDLFYSMDYEMWLRMARAGAKVIHIPDVLVNYRVHKAQKTYGEVLPYLPELREVSKQFSQHL
- a CDS encoding glycosyltransferase, whose translation is MAQSVAICAPLSSGSGTNYKPLEASSAGVPVVFSSLPLKGPNSTPGVHLSRSDTAQDVASALLRLMNNTALRAF
- a CDS encoding class I SAM-dependent methyltransferase, with translation MTTWTEQQHFLNEDHHSIFEKTKDIPGWQEPGDSYKLYEMGYRNGDVILEIGTYSGRSAVVELEGALANPDRSIKPQYFGIDLDIDGVLRTADTLEKFNLADYCLLFHGTLNSFVKKFSIQPTMVFVDADHRYEGVKSDLLLLKDYLVAGTPVLCHDYANPENETGEMGVRQAVNEFIREGYAEFVGTFGCSAFLLTTNQCGGVARPRLSAQEFSGCKADAAIGQDLHQVKIELEQAQFRIQQVKTELEQAQSRIQQVKTELEQAQSRIQAMESSKFWKMRLAWLKVKKIFGVLEKNKNGFIE